tttcagggcagatgccgataccgattattcgtcgtcaaggaggccgataaccgacatttcaagccgatatcatttgcagtaaaagaggaaataattgtgtaaaaaaaaagaaaaaaaaaagaacctttaattttaaaacatataaataatagacagtttttgattaattaaaaattttaacagaaattgtagaaaatgtagggaacttccagggtcatcagcaatgtgttaagctaaactcaaaactaagcaagcaaataaataaataactaaatagttttctactgtaaataaagttttccaaaatttcaacatgatttctaaatttatttgtttattattattattattattattattatttttatataaattaaaaagtgttgggacttcccagtgtttgcagtgaataaataaataaataattttcaaaatttttctactgtaaatagttttccaaaatgtcaacataatttcaaattttttttattattattatttttagtgaattaaaaagtgttgggacttcccagtgtttgcagtgaataaataaatacatacatacataaataaatgtgttttctacagtaaataaagttttacaaaatttcaacatcatttctaatttttttttaatttaaattatttaatgacataACTTGATTCCAGCTTTATTGCCCCTCAAATTCGTAaaacggccgatgccgatattggtcaacaagtcaaatatcggcaccgataatcggcccggccgataatcggtctatccctataaTATACTTGATTCATCACTTGCATGACCATTAGTGTTATCCATTATCCATCTACAAAACAATGGTCTGACTTCTTGATTCGTTTCTCTGCTGTACATGTTGCAAGTCAACTCGCTAGCACCAAATGCAAATGCCGGTGTGTGTACTTCAGTGCTTCAGGGGGCAAAGAGTTGCCATACGAGGTGCAGAGAGCTCAGGAGATTAACAGACTATTTGGACCAAAAGGAAGCCCGGAGGCCTACGATGTGATCTTTGACCTCCACAACACCACGTCCAACATGGGCTGCACTCTCATTCTGGAGAACTCCAAAGACCACTTCAATCTGCAGATGATGAACTACATCAAGGTGCGCTATTTCTTATTATCcatttgggaatgattttcaagtagtgatagaccgatatgtttttttttttttcaaggccgataccgatacagattattagtggtcaagttggccgataaccgatatttcaagctgatattcatttgcagtaaaatgggggaacccccccccccccccccccccccaaaaaaaaaaaaaaaactttttctttcaaactatattaacagatttgcttaaaaaatatactgtatactaAACATTGCAGGGAGCTTTCaggggtcattagcatgtgttaagctaaattaaaaaataataataaaaattaaaaagtacataaatagatccctaaagatttctactgtcaataaaattttctaaaatttcaacataatttcttgatttatttattttatttatttattttattgtatttatttatatttatttctatatgtatttcttttttatttttttaaaattgccattatctatttatttattttgtttaatttatttattattataattgatgtattttatttagaaaagatttctactgtcaataaagttttctaatatttcaacataatttcttgattgatttatattttttaataaaaagtgtagtGAGTTCCTAGTTTTCATAAAGtgcaaatttaaatagatccataaatgaaaagttccctgcatgatgcatctcactgagtgacaaattcATGCGAATGTTGCTCATTTGGgggttttgttagggttcgttcCACTCCACTCAATACTCTTCCATGTGCTGAAGAGTTAATATAGTACTAGCTCAAAGTGTTACAAAGAAGCTTTAGTGGGCACTTTCACTTCTCTATAATGCCGTAAACAAACGCACCAGGTTAGTAGTAGCATTAGTTAAGTGCCAAATGATTACTAAGAAAGACAACAGCCTACCAGTGCAAACAAATTTCATATGTTTATATGTGTTGGGCTGTGAGAGGTATCATGATAAGATAGGGGATACAGACTgccagaaaatacaaaaaagaagaagtacaATAACAACTTATGTTCTAATTTCTCAATTATTTTGCACTGTACTGTAACTTATTTTTGAtgatattttttgttgtgttgcagAAAGCCATGGCTCCCGCCAGTTGTCTCGTTCTACTGAACGAACACCCTCTTTTGAAATATTCCACTTCCCGCTCCGTAGCTAAACATCCCATTGGTGAGTCTCTCAAATGTGAGCATCAATGCACTATTAGAATGGGCAGAAAAAGCTTCATTCTTTGTCATTATTGTTTTAGGCTTGGAGGTGGGTCCTCAGCCTCAAGGGGTTTTGAGGAGTAACATATTTGAAGCTATGAGGGTCATACTGAAACATGCCTTGGACTTCATCGCTTTGTTTAATGAAGGTAAGACAAaccttgggcggcacggtgggtgactggttagcatgacCCGCTTTCAAGTTCAAGAACAAATGTTAGGTCTGCACTTTCAAACTTAGCACCAACAgacgattaaaaaaatgtttttcgatATTTGCAAGGAACACCGAGCATAtactgggtcaaaatgacccaacaGCCACAACAACAGACTataaaaatggttaatttcGAAATAAGTGCAATGAAAACCGTTGATAATAAGCTATAACAATGTTTCTTCTTGTGCTGGTTCTGGAACCGTAAAAATTccaggtcaaattgacccaaagtataatagttttttatttatttattattattattattattatttttttgctattgacattttcaaataaacattaaatgttTATGTCTATGTTTGGAACATTGTAAATAgcctgggtcagtttgacccatttTAACATTGAAAACTACCAATTTGTAGTTTGTAGTTCTTTCTTCCAATTTATCTGTCAATGTTTTCGGAGCAAATTTTATTATCAAAAGTACTCGTGGTATCCGTACTTGGTTGAGTACTCGTATTGTTATCAGtctgggggggagaaaaaaaaaaaaaaaagtcatatcaaacatccctatttttaaaaaaaaattgcaactgaAGATAAGTGAAAATGCTAGTTTGCCTCTCCTTACAAGCAGTGTGCAAATTAAAAATCCCCTTGAGGGATCATAATCCgcatgatgcattaattataaataaataaataaataaataaatacaaataagatGTTACCCTACCATGTGAAATCATCACCATTAATTAACCTGACAGCCCGTGAGGccttatttaatgttttttttttttttttaattattaatcaaCCGAGAGGCtcttattatattatgaatatGGTTTGTTGGTTCAGGCATGGAATTCCCATCCTGCACAGTGGAAGTTTTCCGGGTTTCAGAGAGAGTTGACTACCCCAGAGATGCCAATGGAAACATTATTGCCATGGTTCACCCCAATCTacaggtaaaagaaaaaaaacaaacatattatgGTAGAAGAAATGAGAACTTGGTGTTTGTTATGCAAACAGTATAACGTTACATTGCGCAACACTCTCAAGTGACTTCACCCGCCCGGCGTGTTGTGATCGTTTTTGTTTCAGGACTGCGACTGGGAGCCGTTGAACCCGGGTGACCCAATGTTCCAAACGTTTGATGGGAAAACCATCCCCTACCAAGGCACTGGCACCGTTTATCCCACGTTTATTAATGAGGCAGCCTATTACGAAAAACAGCAAGCGTTTGTTACCACTCGACGAGAGACTCTGATGGCAAGCGCCATCAGAaaagtataaaaacaaaaacaaaacaaaaaatggcagattttgatTGAGCCACCacaataatttgtaaatatCTTTTGCACTTCTTCACATAACAATAGATGCCATCTTCTGCTCAatggttttaatttttttttgtgcaattagcAGCAAATCAATTTACTATGCAAAGAATGTGGAATCTTTGCAAGGCAAAGACTGCTGTGACAAGTCTTTAATCTGAAAGATTTAGGATAACGTACGGTATATTGTGGTTATTTATAATAGGTATGTAAAAATATACATACTTAAATCCTTTTATGAGATTACATTTTGATCTTAATCATTAAAGACCTGATTAGTTCCTGCTTTATGATTAGTTGTTGTACATTTCCTTTTGATGCTCAGGAAGCGAATTGAGGATCCTAACCTGCAACCTTTGTCCCCAAGCTGTAGTGATTCGTCTTCCTCACGAATATATTTATAACATCCTAGGAGGTAATTTGTGGCCTTTGAAACTACCTGCCTGTAACTCCTGTGGTTGCATCTGTGGTGCTCCTATTGTTGCCTTAAAAAGAGACCTAATTGCACTGCCAAATTGAAGCGGACGTGTGTTGGAATAATAACATACACGTATTTTAATAATAGTATATGCTCCTTTCCCTCTTACACaatgaaaaaaagttaatatatgTGTCTATTTTGATattcatgtactgtatgtttgaagtgtttttccatgtttttgtcttttatcgTCATCAAAATGTATCCTTGTGGTCTAATTGTCACTCATTCACATAATGTTTAATAGTTATACATTACCACGGTTTATATGATAAACACAGTTCACTGTTCTTTAATTCCTGttgaaatagtaaaaaaaaataaaataaataggtaCTGATGCTGTCATTTTCATGTGGTGAATTTGTGTTGATTTTGTTGCAGTATGTACCACCAGCACCCACATGAGGGCGCCACACTACCACAAATTGAAGTGGCCGCAATATGAACTATGGCTAAAGTGCGTAATAGCCatccaatttgttttgtttttttctcattagGGTCGCCGAGGAGCTGAAACCTGATCGCCAGTAAATCCTAGGCACATATTGGATGTTATGTTTCAtaaatttaacttaaaaaaaaaaatcctgcagaAACGACGAGGAACTGAGAACTATTATCAGAGATCGTGTGGTTCAGACTTCCTGCTTTATAACAGCAGGATTTTATGActcatctttttaaaataatagcccaagttctttctttctttccttgcaggaaacaaaaaaacgagaAAATTACGGATGTCatatttattaataaatttattttagaGGTAGAAATCATGTTAAGGATGTCGCCGAAATTAGCAGAGGTGGCCaacaggagagagagagagagagagaaattgtCAAAATATGACCCAGACCTTTAATTTTAATGGGTGACGTTGTGAATCAGACCTTCTCTGAGAGACACTTTGGTGATTCACCCtggcaagagagagagaaatacgTAATTGAGCGACCACGaaccatgattaaaaaaaatgtacttttacaaGTAATCGGAATAACTGAACTATCAATGAACAGCAATCGTAGTTTCCCGAACCGTTTTCATTGTTTCAATGACTTAATAACGAAATGTCATTTTCCATAACACAGTAGACTTGATGCTAAGTTGCATTCACGGTAACTGGGACTTTTGGAAACCCAAGTGTATTAGCCCTCCGGATGAAAGAGCAATAAACGACCAGATGATTTTAATTTGTCTAATTTGAGAACGACCCGTATGTATGATTCTGTATTTAACGGTAGTTGATATTTTAAGTGTTTATCGGTATAATGTCGAAATGCACATGTTTGTGTagttacttaaaaataaaaaaaatcccatttgaCCAATTTGCTCCTGAAGGCAACACGCTGGATACAGGAAGTGTTGAAACTTTTCGCCTGCAAGCCAAAACTACATCCGCACACAAGGTGCACGCCTTCGTCTGTCATTTGTTTGTGGTACAGGTTTCAAGATGGTTGTAAAGTGGTCATTTTGATAGCGACGGACTGCTGtttttacttaaaaacaaaGAGGACAAATTCGCCACAGACGTTACGTGAGAACACTGCGATAGAGCTGTAACATTTTTGCacagtaaggctgtttttttttttatttggccgTGAGCCGCGCGTGAACGACAACAACCATGTGGGAGCAGGAGGAATTTGCGAAACACTGGCGGAATGAATTTCCCGACGGCGAAGTCCCGCAAATGAATTTCAATTCGATAGAGGACATCGAGTCGCAGCTGGAGGCTTCCAAAGTCAACCTGAAGCGGCTGCAGAAGGCTCTGTCGGAGGAGAAATTCAAGGTGATCTACCTGCAGACCACCATGGCGCGACAGAAGAAGAACGACGCGGAAAGTTGCCACGGCAAAGACGTTAACTTCAACGCCGACACTTTCGCGACTCCCAAGAGTGGCAACTTGAGGACGTCTCAGCGACACGGTGATGGGTGCGACGTTAAAAGGGCCCAAGTGTCTGACAAGGGAGGTGGGACGTTCCAGTCGGGCAACGCGGCGAGTAATTCGTTCAGCCGGGAGCGGAGCAGGTTCAGCGGCAAGACGGGCAAGCCCGTCCCCATCCCTGTGCCACCTCGGAAGCCGAGCAACCCGACGCTGAACACTACCGGCGTCCCCCAAACGAGGAATAACGATGACAACAGCGACAAGGAATATGAGGATTTGGAGTTGAACGAGAATTTTGTCAGGAATAACTTGTTGGTACCAAAAGCTGGGGGCAGAGATAACCAGAGGATGCCCAGCATCCATCAGCCGGACACCTTGCGGCCTTTTCGCCTGAGTAGAGACTTGGACTCTGGGGACGACAGTCGGATGTCTCCGCCTTTCCTGCACATCGGACGTGGCTCAGGCTGCAGCACCCCTGACAGGAGAAGTGATGGCTACCTCAGCTCAGAGCATGACGACGACTCATCTGCAGGTACTCTCCCGACAAGTATGCATTTGGGACATGAATTAGTGGCTGTCAGGGATTGACCTTGAAAACAGTCCCATGCACACTGTCTCCGTTGTCTCAGTGGCGGGCCTGCATTTGGTACCTTGGCCTTCAACACAGCTATCATGTAACAATTCTAATATATTCAGTATTGTATAACAACACATAAATGCACCGCATAGCCTACTGGAGCAGTTAAAATGAATCCTTATCTAATAATATGACAAAATCACATAACAATTAAGTATAAtacataaactttttttttttaaattatagtaggtaattaaaaaaaaaaagaagtcaaaatccgatacatttacatttattataaatgttttaaggctctaaaacccctcacctcACAATTTACACTTCTtgcattgaggcatttacattttctcatatttctctcatttaaacattctcaattttCAAACCTTAGTTTTATAAAATAACtccattattgtaaaaaaaaaaaaaaaaagcgtgtaaAGTTGCACTAAACaaaagtgaaccgcattatAGCAAGGGTACACtgtacattttaatgcaaaattaaaatcaatcaatcaatcaattaactaAACGATAGATTAatagattctaaaaatattcaatagcgaCAGCACTACACAGAACATATTATTTCAAAGGAAaaatttgggttgacttcctctgtaAAGAGTTCTGTGTGCCAATTTGAAAGCCGAAAATCCTCTGCAATCCCaccaaaactttaaatcacAACTGGGATCATCAAATCAGACCAGGATCAATAAATCCCATTCATAACCACACTCAATGTATGTGAACAACTGAACATGGGGATCCaagttactaggggtgttaaaaaaaatcgattcggcaatatatcgcgatactacagcacgcaattctcgaatcgattcaataggtagccgaatcgattttttaatatccatttttgatggaaaaatattcaacaaaatgtctaactttcatacctcaagcatggaagaatgttatattaatggaacattaagccttaatattttatttcaatgctgttttaacatgaaaaaggttacaacctgtttgttaaaagtTATCAAACggaaatttcagatcaatacataatgcattttcatacaattcttacagtgtacatcaacaagtttactgaatggtattttataaaatagagtaaaaaaaaaaaaatcgcaacaatcgacttgtaaattcatattgggattaatcggtatcgaatcgaatcgtgacctatgaatcgtgatacgtattgaatcgtcaggtacgaggcaattcacacccctacaagttaccatgtaaaaaaacaaaaaacaaagtgttttctgttttagTGGAGGAGTAGCGAGCGTTGTCCACTATGTATGACACACTTGAATCAAAAGCCCCATTGTATCGCATTTTCCCGATACCCCGTGGCCTGCTTTGAACCCTGACCCCAAAATTGTACTCACCAATGCCCATACTTTGACATTAAAGTCTGTCATGTTTGGCTAATGTGACTGCAGCATCTTTGGAAAATGCT
The Festucalex cinctus isolate MCC-2025b chromosome 18, RoL_Fcin_1.0, whole genome shotgun sequence genome window above contains:
- the aspa gene encoding aspartoacylase, giving the protein MSSSYNSSARFTEARRVAIFGGTHGNEMSGVTLVNLWMKNGAEIQRKTVDTKPFITNPRAVEKCARYVDTDLNRAFTPENLSASGGKELPYEVQRAQEINRLFGPKGSPEAYDVIFDLHNTTSNMGCTLILENSKDHFNLQMMNYIKKAMAPASCLVLLNEHPLLKYSTSRSVAKHPIGLEVGPQPQGVLRSNIFEAMRVILKHALDFIALFNEGMEFPSCTVEVFRVSERVDYPRDANGNIIAMVHPNLQDCDWEPLNPGDPMFQTFDGKTIPYQGTGTVYPTFINEAAYYEKQQAFVTTRRETLMASAIRKV